Within the Rickettsia rickettsii genome, the region CCAGGCATAATACCGATTTTACATTCACCCGGTGTGATAACTCCAGGGCAGTTAGGACCGATTAATCTAGTTTTAGAACCGACTAAAGCACGTTTGACTTTCACCATATCAAGCACTGGAATTCCTTCTGTTATACATACTACTACTTCAATTTCGGCATCGATTGCTTCTAATATCGAATCAGCGGCAAAGCCAGGCGGAACATATATAACGCTTGCATTTGCACCGGTTTTTGCTTTTGCTTCATGTACGGTATTATATACAGGTAAATCAAGGTGAGTATGACCGCCTTTGCCGGGTGTAACACCGCCAACCATGTTAGTGCCGTACGCTATCGCTTGTTCAGAGTGAAAAGTTCCTTGTAAACCAGTAAAACCCTGACAGATAACTTGTGTTTTTTTATTTATTAATATTGCCATGTTAAATAATGTTTATTGTTTTTATTTTACTTTGATGTCCCGCGACTTGATCGCGTGATCCAGTCCTTATTTTAATTTTTTTATGGATACTGTGGTCAAGACACGGTATGACACTGAACTGGTTGTTCGAGCTATACAACAAGGTCAATGCCTGTATAGCTCATGACGGTTATCTACCGTATCGCTTCAACTATTTTATTTGCCGCATCTGCTAAATCATGTGCCGGTATTATTTCTAAACCGGAATTTGATAAAATTTCTTTACCTTTTTCAACGTTTGTACCGGCTAAACGAACTACTAACGGTACTTTTATACCTATGTCTTTTGCAGCGGCAATAATCCCTTCTGCTATAATATCACAACGCATGATACCGCCGAAAATATTAACTAGAATCCCTTGTACTGCTTTATCAGATAAAATTATTTTTAAAGCTTCTTTTACACGCTCACGATCAGCTCCACCACCGACATCCAAGAAATTAGCAGGTGAAGCACCGTAAAGTTTAATAATATCCATAGTGGCCATGGCAAGACCGGCACCGTTAACCATACAACCGATATTACCGTCCATTTTTACATAGCTAAGTCCTGCATTCGCTGCTCTAGTTTCTAGAGGATCTTCTTCATCATGATCACGCATTGCCGTAATATTCGGATGCCGCAATAAGCCGTTATCGTCAAAAGTAATTTTTGCATCTAAAGCTAATAAGTTCCCGTCGCTATTTACAATTAATGGGTTGATTTCAATTTGTGCTGCATCGGTTTCAATAAAAGCATTATAGACTGATTTTACTATTTCTTTCATCTGTTTAGCTTGGTTATCCTTAAAGCCTAACTCATAAGCTATGCCTCGCATATGAAAATCTTGTAAACCGGTTGCAGGATCAACGGAAAATTTAATAATTTTTTCCGGAGTTTTTTCTGCTACCTCTTCAATATCAACTCCTCCTTCCGTAGAAGCTATAAAAGTAATACAGCTAGCCGATCTATCAAATACTATACTAAAATAATATTCTTTTAAAATCTCACAACCTGATTCGATATAAAGACGGTTTACTTTTTGTCCTTGAGGTCCTGTTTGATGCGTTACTAAATTAATACCAAACATGTCATGAGCAACTTTTTTGGCTTCTTCTTTACTCTTAACAACCTTAACACCGCCTGCTTTACCTCTACCGCCGGCATGTATTTGTGCTTTAACCACATATACTTCCGTATTTAATTTATCTATGGTTTCATTAATCTTTTCGGTTTTCGTAACAACTAGCCCGGTGGAAGTAGGTACGCCGTATTTTCTTAAAATCTCTTTTGCTTGATATTCATGAATATTCATTTTAAATAATTTATTAAAGTGCTATTAATTTTTATGGATAAGATGCATTTTTAACTTCTCTTACTATGTCTTTATCAAAAGTGCTAAACTTATTAGCACTATTGACTTCTCCTTCTGCAATAATCATATAATCGGCAAAGTCTGCTTTACCTTTAATATATTTCTCAGTAGCTGATATATGTCTTGATGCCCAATGATAAAACTGGAATTATCAATAAGATTAATTACTGCTTCATAAATTTCCTGGCGAGTAAATTTATTTACTTTTAGCACCCATACAAATTTAAGTAATGCATATGATGCAATAAAAATCTTATTAGTGATGTTATGTTTTAAGAAATTTTGAGCTGCTTTACCTTGTATTTCATCATCTTCAAGAAAAGTACGAGTTAAGATATTAGTGTCAATTCCTATCATTTTCGATAACCTCAATACTAATAGCTTCATCTACATCCACCGGACCGTTTTTAGCTTTATGTTTACCTTTACCAAAAAAACTATAGATATCTTTTTTTATAGGAAGCAATTCTAATGGTTCATTTTTTTTGTAGTTAATGATTAACTCAGAGCCTGAATGTAAACCAAGTTTATTTCTTATATATTTAGGTATAACTACCTGTCCTTTCGATGAGATTACTACTCTGGCACTTTTACTCATAATACTAATATAGTAAGTTATCTGATCTTACTTTGTATATAAAACACAATTTATTATATGTCAATAAGTTTATAATGAGGTTACTCATTCAATATCCTTTTAATACGTTATCTTTCCTAATAAAGTGATGATATAATGCAGCTAGTATATCAAAATAATTAAAGCAGTAAATAAGCAGCCTTTTTATAGATTTTTTTTAAAGATTTTGGCAAATTGTAAATCTGGAGCAAAAGAATTTATAGTAAACAAACCATAAAAATCAATATGATGGTTTGATAAGATAGTTATTAGAAAGCCGCTTATCGGCATTAATAACATTAAAAGCTATAGCAAATTTATATTAATATTAGTGGCTTTTTGTGCTAATTCGGCATATCTTCCGGTAGCAAAACATTAGCATTATAGCATTTCCATAAAAGCCTTATTATTACTAAAGATAAAACAACTATACCGGTTGCTTCATGTATCCCGTATAATTGCCCTTTTAAAGGAAGTTCTAAGAAATTATCCATTAAGACACCGACAACGAGCATTACTATAACTATAATGCTCATGATCCAGTGAAAAAGTTTTGCAATTAAGCCGTAAGAATTTTCAGTATTTGTAAGTAGCATGATAGTACTCAAACTTACTTAATGTCATTGTCGCTCTTCTGTGTCATTTTCCTGCGAAAGCAGGAATCTAAAAAACAATAAAAAATACTAAAATTATTAGTATTTTTAACTAGATCCCATGGGCAAGCCACGGGGTGACACCGAGTCACGGTATGACAGTTTCTTCTTAATTCCCAACTGCCGTATCTATAATCTTTTCTGCCTCTGTACCGCTAATTTTTTCTTTATCATTCAGAATGAGATTAGCATTCTTTAAGTCATCTCCTATATGTTCCGCTCTTCCTTTTAAAACCTTAGCTAAAAACTGCTCGGCAAGAGCGTAATATGAGATTCTATTACCGGCTTTTGCAAATCCATGACCTTCATCTTTGTAAAGTGCATAAACTACCGGTATATGCTTTGCTTGCATGCTGTTTACAATCTGTTCTGATTCTGCCTGCACGACTCTCACATCGTGAACACCTTGTGCTATAAATAAAGGCTTTTTGATATTATCAACAAAATTAATCGGTGATCTTTGTCTTAAAAATTCTTTTTCTTCTTCAGTGTCCCAAGGTCCTATACGTGTTTTATATATACTTAACAATGGTGTCATATAAGGAGCTTTAGATTGCACATGAGTTAATAAATTAGACATACCGACAACGTCAATACCGCAAGCAAATACGTCAGGCGTCATGGTAAGACCTACAAGCGTTGCATAACCTCCATAGCTTCCACCCATAATACAAACTTTGTCAGAATCAACTATATTATTCTTAATAGCCCAGTTAACACCATCAATTAAATCGGTGTGCATTTTACCGGCATATTCTAAATTACCGGCGTTTAAGAAATCTTTCCCAAAACCGGTAGAACCACGGTAATTTATACTTAAAACTGCGTAACCACGATTTGCAAGCCACTGATGCTCAGTATTGTATCCCCAGCTATCACGTACCCACGGACCGCCGTGGACATTTAAAATTAGAGGTACTTTTCTATCTGGTATATTATTTTTATCGAGCTTTACATCATTTGGAAAAGTGATATAGCTAACTAAATCAAGCCCGTCACGTGACTTGATAATTATCGGTATCATCTTAGCAAGATTATATTGCTCAAGTTCTTTGCGATTAGTAAATAAAAACTCAGCTTTTTTATTTGTCCTATCATATTTATAATATTTCACCGGTGCATTATCAGCCATATAAGCAACGATCCAAGTTTTATCGTCTAGCGTCCTACTATTAATAATTAAATCACCGCGATCAATAGATTGCAAATATTTAATATCATCTTCAATATCTTTATCTAATATTTTATATGAGACTCTATCATAATCTATAGATACTGCTTGCGGAGTTTGCTTTGTGGGATGAACTGTAAATAAGCTGATATCGGCTTTTGCATCTTCGGCTAATATTTCTTCACTACCTGTAGCTAGTGTTATAGCTTTAAGTGCGGAGGTATTACGATTACGTCCCTCTAGCATATATAAAGTTTCACCGCTAGCATCAAAACCAAGTATGGCAGTGTTAAAAGAATCTTCCATTGATATCTTAGTAAATAACTTTGGTTCTCCGTCTTTTAATTCATAATATTCAACAGCTCCGTCTTTATCTAGTAAGCTACCGAATCTTAAATTTAAATTTTCATCAGTTACATAATCAGTAAATCTATCATTTTTATAAATCAGTTCTTTTTCTAGAGTATCTAGATTTAATTTGTAAATATCAAAATATTCAGGATTACGCTCATTTAAATATATTAATATCTCATTTGGCTTCTTATGACTTGCTCCGGCTATTTTGGCTTTAACTCCTTTTGCAGGAGTAAGTAATTTTGTCTCTTTTGTCTCTATGTTATAGCTATAAATTCGGTCATTTTCATCACCGTTAAAATCTTGGGTATATAAAATATTTTTATTATTATAAGCTTTAGCATAAGACCAAATACCGCGTCCTTTGTCATGGGTTATGGCTTCTGCTTTACTAATATCATCTGAGGGTGCTAGCCAAATGTTTAATACACCGTCTTTCGGTGCAACATATAGAATATATTTGCCGTCGTGGGTTAGAGAAACCCTTGCTTTATCAGGGTTACCGAATAAAACTTTTCTGGGGATTATTTGATTGTTATCCGTTATCGTTTGAAACATAAAAATACCGACACTTATTATTAATATAGTGCCTATAATATAGAAAATTTTACTCATTACTAATAGTTTGTTATTTAGTTTTATAGTCTTTTGATGTCATTCCCACTTCCGCGGACATGACATTCAGGTCATAAAATATAATTGCTACACTCTCTCAATATTGCTTAAAAACCAATCAACTTCTTTGGTATTAGCATTACGTGTAAATGTCCATTCTTCTTTTAAATCTTCGATTTTGTCAACTACATTTTTACCTTGAAATAGTAATTTAATAAATATGTTATTACCGAACATGTAAATTTCTGAATATTTTGCACTTAAAGCCGATGAGTCAAAAAAATCACCATAGGACGGTGTTATTTTTTCAAATTCTTCCAAGTATCTTTTATCTATCAGCTCAGATAATTCTTTAGCATCTTTTTTATAAGCAGCTTCTATAATCATTTGAAAAGCAGTTTTAGCATTATTTATGAATTTAACCGGATCAAAGGAGTAAAGGCGTTTATGGACTTGTTCCATTCCATCTACGACCGCAGTTATATTATGTTCTACTATTATATCTTTAAAAGCTTTAATATCTTGGGCTGTGGGAATATTTTTTTCTTCTTTATTAGATTTAACTATACTGTAAGTTACGTCCTTAATAACCGGTTCGCCAAAATAAGATTTTTGCTTTGTCTGTTCCTCTTCTGAAGTAGAACCGAGAGTCGTAATTAATTTGTTGATAATGTAAAAGGCAATAACGGCAAAAATTAATAACTCTATTATTTGAGGAGACATTTTCTATTTATTTTTATTAAAAGATTATTTTTATATTTTAATATAAAAAAATAATCTTTTAAAGTTATTTAATAAAAATAAGGATTTATTTTTATTTGAGTTATACTTAAAATTTAAAAAATAACTAAAATATCTTGATTATTTTAATTATTATGATATTTATCGTTTTGTAAATGATGTTTAAACTCCATCATTGCAAAACATTTATTTATAGCCTTTAGTCCATTTATGCTAGGGGGCTGTTGTACTAAAGCTTAATTTTTAAGCGTTTTTAGTATAACGGATAATTATTGTTTTCAATGATTGCGTTTATCTCCTAGCACCTATCTATTCACTTTTAATTGACGAATGAACTGGCGAGCTGGTAATTCAATTATATAATGCAAAATAGTAGCTATTGTAACCGAAGTAGCAAATTTAAGCCATAAAGGAGTTGGATAAATCCAGTAATATGCTACAAAAAATTCTGTAGTTAAAGCAGAAAGGTATAAAGTATATGAAATTTGATCTAGAAAATATGTTATTGGATTACCGAAAATAAGTTTACTTAATCCTGAATCATTAGATTTTCCAATAATTATTAAGGATGAGCCAACTGCAAGCCACCAAAGTGTTTCTGCATTAATTATAATAAAAATATAAGCAAAAACAGCAATTCCTACAAATGTAATAATATCATAAATAATATAATTAAGTTTCAAAGATTTTATATATTTTGTAATAAAAAATGTTATACAACCAAAAATAAATACACCTAAAAACATTATTAAGCTTTTACCGTAAGCAAATTGTACTCTTTCGT harbors:
- the sucC gene encoding ADP-forming succinate--CoA ligase subunit beta, which produces MNIHEYQAKEILRKYGVPTSTGLVVTKTEKINETIDKLNTEVYVVKAQIHAGGRGKAGGVKVVKSKEEAKKVAHDMFGINLVTHQTGPQGQKVNRLYIESGCEILKEYYFSIVFDRSASCITFIASTEGGVDIEEVAEKTPEKIIKFSVDPATGLQDFHMRGIAYELGFKDNQAKQMKEIVKSVYNAFIETDAAQIEINPLIVNSDGNLLALDAKITFDDNGLLRHPNITAMRDHDEEDPLETRAANAGLSYVKMDGNIGCMVNGAGLAMATMDIIKLYGASPANFLDVGGGADRERVKEALKIILSDKAVQGILVNIFGGIMRCDIIAEGIIAAAKDIGIKVPLVVRLAGTNVEKGKEILSNSGLEIIPAHDLADAANKIVEAIR
- a CDS encoding AbrB/MazE/SpoVT family DNA-binding domain-containing protein, with the translated sequence MSKSARVVISSKGQVVIPKYIRNKLGLHSGSELIINYKKNEPLELLPIKKDIYSFFGKGKHKAKNGPVDVDEAISIEVIENDRN
- a CDS encoding cytochrome b, with translation MLLTNTENSYGLIAKLFHWIMSIIVIVMLVVGVLMDNFLELPLKGQLYGIHEATGIVVLSLVIIRLLWKCYNANVLLPEDMPN
- a CDS encoding S9 family peptidase; the protein is MSKIFYIIGTILIISVGIFMFQTITDNNQIIPRKVLFGNPDKARVSLTHDGKYILYVAPKDGVLNIWLAPSDDISKAEAITHDKGRGIWSYAKAYNNKNILYTQDFNGDENDRIYSYNIETKETKLLTPAKGVKAKIAGASHKKPNEILIYLNERNPEYFDIYKLNLDTLEKELIYKNDRFTDYVTDENLNLRFGSLLDKDGAVEYYELKDGEPKLFTKISMEDSFNTAILGFDASGETLYMLEGRNRNTSALKAITLATGSEEILAEDAKADISLFTVHPTKQTPQAVSIDYDRVSYKILDKDIEDDIKYLQSIDRGDLIINSRTLDDKTWIVAYMADNAPVKYYKYDRTNKKAEFLFTNRKELEQYNLAKMIPIIIKSRDGLDLVSYITFPNDVKLDKNNIPDRKVPLILNVHGGPWVRDSWGYNTEHQWLANRGYAVLSINYRGSTGFGKDFLNAGNLEYAGKMHTDLIDGVNWAIKNNIVDSDKVCIMGGSYGGYATLVGLTMTPDVFACGIDVVGMSNLLTHVQSKAPYMTPLLSIYKTRIGPWDTEEEKEFLRQRSPINFVDNIKKPLFIAQGVHDVRVVQAESEQIVNSMQAKHIPVVYALYKDEGHGFAKAGNRISYYALAEQFLAKVLKGRAEHIGDDLKNANLILNDKEKISGTEAEKIIDTAVGN
- a CDS encoding Tim44 domain-containing protein, with product MSPQIIELLIFAVIAFYIINKLITTLGSTSEEEQTKQKSYFGEPVIKDVTYSIVKSNKEEKNIPTAQDIKAFKDIIVEHNITAVVDGMEQVHKRLYSFDPVKFINNAKTAFQMIIEAAYKKDAKELSELIDKRYLEEFEKITPSYGDFFDSSALSAKYSEIYMFGNNIFIKLLFQGKNVVDKIEDLKEEWTFTRNANTKEVDWFLSNIERV